A region of Pyxidicoccus trucidator DNA encodes the following proteins:
- the truA gene encoding tRNA pseudouridine(38-40) synthase TruA, with protein MPRLKLTLEYDGTRFVGWQVQPNGPSVQAALEDGLARLLGEQVSVFCAGRTDSGVHAAGQVACFDTPRVLPMKAYVRGLNGLLPDDLAVVSAMEVPEGFDPRRWSRGKRYRYRLSNRATRSPLRRLTHWEVFAPLDVDAMRRAAVHLLGRHDFSAFRAADCQAKHAVREVRSLTVEGQSGDEVSFVVEGTAFLKHMVRNLVGTLVEVGKGRRPEAWVAEVLASRNRKRAGPTAPPQGLVMEEVFYGDGPPPRTPGGSADADEDEG; from the coding sequence ATGCCTCGGTTGAAGCTGACGCTCGAATACGACGGAACGCGCTTCGTGGGCTGGCAGGTGCAGCCCAACGGCCCGTCCGTGCAGGCGGCGCTGGAGGACGGGCTGGCCCGGCTGCTGGGCGAGCAGGTGTCCGTGTTCTGCGCGGGGCGCACCGACTCGGGGGTGCACGCCGCCGGGCAGGTGGCCTGCTTCGACACCCCGAGGGTGCTGCCGATGAAGGCCTATGTCCGGGGCCTCAATGGCCTGCTGCCGGACGACCTCGCGGTGGTGTCCGCCATGGAGGTTCCGGAGGGGTTCGACCCGCGCCGCTGGTCCCGGGGCAAGCGCTACAGGTACCGGCTGAGCAACCGCGCCACGCGCTCGCCGCTGCGCCGGCTGACGCACTGGGAGGTATTCGCCCCGCTGGACGTGGACGCCATGCGGCGGGCCGCGGTGCACCTGCTGGGCCGGCATGACTTCTCCGCCTTCCGGGCGGCGGACTGCCAGGCGAAGCACGCGGTGCGCGAGGTGCGCAGCCTGACGGTGGAGGGCCAGTCCGGGGACGAGGTGTCCTTCGTGGTGGAGGGCACGGCGTTCCTCAAGCACATGGTGCGCAACCTCGTGGGGACGCTGGTGGAGGTGGGGAAGGGGCGCAGGCCGGAGGCCTGGGTGGCGGAGGTGCTGGCCTCGCGCAACCGGAAGCGGGCCGGGCCCACGGCGCCGCCCCAGGGGCTGGTGATGGAAGAGGTCTTCTACGGGGATGGCCCGCCTCCTCGCACGCCGGGGGGCTCGGCGGACGCGGACGAGGACGAGGGCTGA
- a CDS encoding Ig-like domain-containing protein yields MLLASTSGCQGDEASVEVAGSESPLATRTQQLTCTSLVPFMTSATLPSGNVTRSGVLSSSYEAWLAFDSNDSAPSMWLSQVGQTPAWLGYQWADGAKRATHYAIRFVNGSLTSRAPRNWTLQGWNGTAWVVVDTRPNEVGWGGSERREYAVASPGSFTQYRLNVTDDNDSRAPTIETVSIGRLELLNCIMDTQAPAAPVLTSFTPASPSSNTQPVLAGTAEASSTVRIFSGASCSGTAVATVTANASGAFTSVRPVTANATSTFTATATDAAGNVSPCSTSLGYLHDGLAPAAPVLTGFSPASPSSSTQPVLSGTAEVSSTVRIFSGASCTGTALATVTVAANGTFSSTRSVTLNATSTFTATATDAAGNVSVCSSSLSYRHDSIVPAAPVLTGFTPASPSNSTQPVLSGTAEAGASVRIFSGASCAGSVLATVPVAADNTFSSLRSVTANTTSTFTARAVDAAGNVSACSTSLGYRHDSVPPSAPSLTGFTPASPGQSLTPQLRGTAEQGSSVRLFSGGGCLAPVLATLTADATTGAFATSVAVATNAATGFSARAVDAVGNVSNCSATATYVHDTVAPAPPVFAQDFIPIDTSPFVGVVRTQTEPQGRVSLFTDAACTAVAPPGMVAQADASGTAHVALTQAQIDVTVFAVAHDAAGNRSVCVSFEVGCAVGFADCDGNPVNGCESDLLLDEANCGACGTTCGGALSANGVCGAGTCGLGCVVGTFDCDGLAANGCESASACNAAVCQVDAPEELLINALSVVEDPVRTTGAGAWTFGTLMRAMNGGADPSGLVRNWLRTWEQDQFIEATFVPARPGMRGLVLGPWEARSGGANAPLDFNSAPFRLLAIVNRMDLRNEGTHAGEGRFVFGVLDPAGNPTPFTVILEYTLPGGSPDEIQRWSRDWHELGRLGVSHPDYNAKLQAVTDRFTKAFVARGRFLGSAISQVRTNENALEPEWELREFHFGPAGLAPAHVALTPAFFLNGSPLLTDYILQNRPAILTGTHDVPQFFQGQPFLWGSALTPFFFFWDAPGVDSEARHQFSLNTCNGCHAGETQTVFLHVGPRSPGQTAFLSPFMVSTAPIPDPLTGAPRVFNDLGRRTVDLKALVCGVPPSLARDAVGESLLAPARPAASAVPGFPARSNLPAGRVH; encoded by the coding sequence GTGCTCCTGGCGTCCACGTCCGGATGCCAGGGCGATGAAGCGTCCGTCGAAGTGGCCGGGTCCGAGAGCCCACTGGCCACCCGGACCCAGCAGCTCACCTGCACCAGCCTGGTGCCCTTCATGACCAGCGCGACGCTGCCCTCGGGCAACGTGACGCGCTCGGGGGTGCTCAGCTCGAGCTATGAGGCGTGGCTGGCGTTCGACAGCAATGACTCGGCACCCTCCATGTGGCTCTCCCAGGTGGGACAGACGCCCGCGTGGCTTGGCTACCAGTGGGCGGACGGCGCGAAGCGCGCCACCCACTACGCCATCCGCTTCGTGAACGGCTCGCTCACCTCGCGGGCGCCCCGGAATTGGACGCTCCAGGGGTGGAATGGCACCGCGTGGGTCGTCGTGGATACGCGCCCCAATGAGGTGGGCTGGGGCGGCAGCGAGCGGCGTGAGTACGCGGTCGCCTCACCGGGCAGCTTCACCCAATACCGCCTGAACGTGACGGACGACAATGACAGCCGTGCCCCGACCATCGAGACCGTCTCCATCGGTCGGCTCGAGCTCCTCAATTGCATCATGGACACCCAGGCGCCGGCCGCCCCGGTGCTGACGAGCTTCACGCCGGCCTCGCCGTCCAGCAACACCCAGCCCGTCCTGGCGGGCACCGCCGAGGCGAGCTCCACCGTGCGCATCTTCTCCGGCGCCTCCTGCTCCGGCACGGCGGTCGCCACCGTGACGGCCAACGCGAGCGGCGCCTTCACCTCGGTCCGGCCGGTGACTGCCAACGCCACGTCCACCTTCACCGCCACTGCGACGGACGCGGCGGGCAATGTGTCCCCGTGCTCGACGAGCCTCGGCTACCTGCACGACGGCCTGGCGCCCGCCGCGCCGGTGCTGACGGGCTTCTCGCCGGCGTCTCCGTCCAGCAGCACGCAGCCGGTGCTCTCTGGCACGGCCGAGGTGAGCTCCACCGTGCGCATCTTCTCCGGAGCCTCCTGCACTGGCACGGCGTTGGCCACGGTGACGGTTGCTGCCAACGGCACCTTCTCATCGACGCGCTCGGTGACCTTGAACGCCACGTCCACCTTCACCGCCACCGCGACGGACGCGGCGGGCAACGTGTCCGTCTGCTCTTCGAGTCTCAGCTACCGGCATGACAGCATTGTGCCGGCCGCCCCGGTGTTGACGGGCTTCACCCCCGCGTCGCCGTCGAACAGCACCCAGCCCGTTCTCTCTGGCACGGCCGAAGCGGGCGCCTCCGTACGCATCTTCTCCGGGGCCTCCTGCGCGGGCAGTGTGCTCGCAACGGTGCCCGTCGCGGCGGACAACACCTTCTCCTCTCTGCGTTCCGTGACGGCCAACACCACGTCCACCTTCACCGCCAGGGCGGTGGACGCGGCGGGCAACGTTTCTGCCTGCTCCACGAGCCTCGGCTACCGGCATGACAGTGTTCCGCCCTCGGCGCCCTCGCTGACGGGCTTCACGCCGGCCTCGCCGGGCCAGTCACTGACGCCACAGCTGCGCGGCACCGCGGAGCAGGGCTCCTCCGTCCGGCTCTTCTCCGGCGGCGGGTGTCTGGCGCCGGTGCTGGCCACCCTCACGGCGGACGCCACGACGGGCGCCTTCGCCACCTCGGTGGCCGTCGCCACGAACGCGGCGACGGGCTTCTCCGCTCGCGCGGTGGACGCGGTGGGGAACGTCTCCAACTGCTCCGCCACCGCCACCTACGTCCACGACACCGTGGCCCCGGCGCCTCCCGTGTTCGCCCAGGACTTCATCCCTATCGACACCTCGCCCTTCGTCGGAGTGGTGCGCACCCAGACGGAGCCCCAGGGCCGGGTGAGCCTGTTCACCGACGCGGCCTGCACCGCCGTGGCGCCCCCGGGCATGGTGGCGCAGGCGGATGCGAGCGGCACCGCGCACGTGGCGCTGACGCAGGCCCAGATCGACGTCACGGTGTTCGCCGTGGCTCACGACGCGGCGGGCAATCGCTCTGTCTGCGTGTCCTTCGAGGTAGGCTGCGCCGTGGGCTTCGCGGACTGCGATGGCAACCCGGTCAACGGCTGCGAGTCGGACCTGCTGCTGGACGAGGCGAACTGCGGCGCCTGTGGAACGACGTGCGGCGGAGCACTCTCCGCCAACGGCGTGTGTGGCGCCGGCACCTGTGGCCTGGGCTGCGTGGTGGGGACCTTCGACTGTGACGGTCTCGCGGCAAACGGCTGCGAGTCCGCCTCCGCGTGCAACGCGGCGGTCTGCCAGGTGGACGCTCCCGAGGAACTGCTCATCAACGCCCTGTCCGTGGTGGAGGACCCGGTGCGCACCACCGGCGCTGGCGCGTGGACCTTCGGCACCCTGATGAGGGCGATGAACGGAGGCGCGGACCCGTCCGGGCTGGTGCGCAACTGGCTCCGGACGTGGGAGCAGGACCAGTTCATCGAGGCCACCTTCGTGCCGGCCCGGCCGGGCATGCGGGGCCTGGTGCTCGGGCCCTGGGAGGCGCGCAGCGGCGGTGCCAACGCTCCCCTGGACTTCAACTCCGCGCCGTTCCGGCTGCTGGCCATCGTCAACCGCATGGACCTGCGGAACGAGGGCACTCACGCGGGTGAGGGACGGTTCGTGTTCGGCGTCCTGGACCCCGCGGGTAACCCGACGCCGTTCACCGTCATCCTGGAGTACACCCTGCCCGGTGGCAGCCCGGACGAAATCCAGCGCTGGTCGCGTGACTGGCACGAACTGGGGCGGCTCGGGGTGTCACACCCGGACTACAACGCGAAGCTCCAGGCGGTGACGGATCGCTTCACGAAGGCGTTCGTGGCGCGAGGGCGCTTCCTCGGCAGCGCCATCAGCCAGGTGCGCACCAACGAGAACGCGCTGGAGCCGGAGTGGGAGCTGCGCGAGTTCCACTTCGGCCCTGCAGGACTCGCCCCCGCGCACGTGGCGCTCACGCCCGCCTTCTTCCTCAACGGCTCCCCGCTGCTGACGGACTACATCCTGCAGAACCGGCCTGCCATCCTCACCGGGACGCATGACGTGCCTCAGTTCTTCCAGGGGCAGCCCTTCCTCTGGGGCTCGGCGCTCACCCCGTTCTTCTTCTTCTGGGACGCTCCCGGCGTGGACTCGGAGGCGCGGCATCAGTTCTCGCTCAACACGTGCAACGGCTGCCACGCAGGGGAGACGCAGACCGTCTTCCTCCACGTCGGGCCGCGCAGCCCTGGCCAGACTGCCTTCCTGTCTCCGTTCATGGTCAGCACAGCGCCCATTCCGGACCCGCTCACCGGGGCGCCTCGCGTGTTCAATGACCTGGGCCGGCGCACGGTGGACCTGAAGGCCCTGGTGTGCGGCGTGCCTCCGTCGCTGGCGCGGGACGCGGTGGGCGAGTCGCTGCTCGCGCCAGCACGGCCAGCGGCCTCCGCCGTCCCGGGCTTCCCGGCTCGCTCCAACCTGCCGGCAGGCCGCGTCCACTGA